TTACCCAGCTCTTTACAATAACATTACAGGCAAATGGAACTGTACCCTGTATTGCTCTCTAAATTGTTAGTCTTGTTTATGTTATAGGCCCAATTTCTTTAGGAATATCCCTTAAGTTATTTTACATTTGTACCATGTAAAAAGAAATTCcccatgtgtatgtatgtttgttgAATTACAAAATAGCAGTACAGGAAGGACatttcccataaactccattttaatcaatacaaaaatgtgatctgttatctggaaacctgctatccagaaagctctgaattacaggatggccatctcccatagactccatttaatcaaataattcaatattttaaaattgatttcctttttctctgtaataataagtaccttgtatttgatcccaactaagacagaattaatccttactggatgagaacaatcctattggggttaattatgtttaaatatttttttagaagacttaaagtatggagatctaaattacagaaagaccccttatttggaagaccccaggtcctgagcattctggataacaggtcccatacctttaattcaaaattttaaaagatacagtatatcccttttttctgtaattaaaaaacaattccTGGTACTtcatttcaactaagatataattaatcctttttagaggtaaaccaattctattgggtttatttaatgtttaaataatatctTAGTAGATGTAAAGTATGtaaacccaaattatggaaagatccctttattcggaaaaccccaggaccccagcattctggataacaggttccatgctTGTAAAAACAATTTGCTTAGACATAAGACTGATGTATCATTATAAAGATATTAAATATGCATAAGTCATGGTGAgaaaatttttttgcagtgagagctgtgaagttgtgggattctctTTCTAAAGTGCTCGCACTGGCTTTTTAAGCAAGGAATTCAGGCAGGGTTGTAACAATTAGCTGATTTAGGACTGTTGCAACTGACATCTTGAAACCACctctaaggatgaagacacatggagctactagtacaAGCTACTTTTTCACACCTATTAAACGcaagaaaataacctgccatagacaatgctgagaattgcatctgctaaaacacatgtacagaTAGTTATCAGATAGTTATCATTCGCCCACGATAAATATTCGTTaacgcaggcgactaatcttcttgacatgccatctcactggcaagaatgtaaatcgtcggtgggatggcatatgcgttgcttcgcTTTCCCGGAGTTGCCGCTCAAGGAGAGATATGGCCCCCGTGGTAATAAAGATTagtcgcagggcgactaatctccccgtgtgctactGCCCTTAGGGAAATTGGAATGGTTTcagagatatatatacatataaatttggccctccagctgctgtgtTTCCTACAGTTAGTAGGTGGTTCTGAGAGATGCAGTTTAACAACAACAAGGATTTGGAGCTTGAAAAAAATGTGTCAGACAATCCTCCCCCAAAAAATTGTTCTGTGCGGCATTAACCTTACTATTGTACCCATGAAATGTAGAAAGACACACTGGCTGGGGATTTTTTCTTTATCTGCTTTACAGATGTACTTGTTGTCTAGATAAGAACTACTGGAATGGTCACTTGTAATAATCCTGTGATCAGTAGCTTTTCAGTACTTACTATCAGTAACTtatgtatttaattaaaatactgCTAGCTTTGTTTTCCGCTAGTGCCCTTACTTTCATAAACTTCTGTGCAAGTGCTGATCACATGTGTGGaacatttaaaccaaaaaatgctTTATATGTGTAATTTTATGTACAGACACAAGACAGGGAATGCACAGATGTGGCATCTAATTCTAATTTAGAGACTTTAGGCAAAGTGAtttattaccatttattttcAAGTGGCATTTAGTACTACGGGAAATCTTTGCAACAAACTAATTAACAGAATGGATAAGTTAACCTATATTGGTTGCTAATTCTGCCTTTCTTGACCAAATTGACTTCCACTTATCCATTGTATTGGACCAAGTTGATTCCCTCTTTCACTTAATATTTGATGAAGACCTTTAGATATGAAAAGGTCAGGAAAATTATCTATTTAGCTAAGGACCATTTCACATGCCCCTTACATGATATAAACCTGGCCAATCTATCCTATTTGACCAACCATGTGGCTGGGGAAATTGGACAGAAATTTGGTAAACATGACAAATGagtgtttttttatgtaaatggCCACCTCAACAGGCTATGCAATCCATAAGGAGGAAGATAATCCCCAACATGTACATGAAAGCATTccctttattaaataaatacaaaaactgaATAGCAATAGGAGCAATATTATTGTTTTCGCTAATTTAGATTAAAATAAAAGGAcaacaaaatgttttcaaattaaGTCTTTATTAGGTTTTCACTGGACAGGTTtcagatctttaaaaaaaaacgttTAGATCTACTGTAAGTGTTTAGATCCAATAATGGTGAGGAACTTTTCCAAGGCAGTCTGAATTTCGATGTTAAAATCCTTGAAGTACGAATTCAGTGTAAGCAGGATACTCTGAGTCATCAGCTGCAAGAAAAGAATCAATTATAATTAGTGTCAAATGCCAGTTAACAAGAtggtcttaaaggggttgttcacctttgcagggtcagactgggggggggggtgaagggcccaccggggctcctgccagctgcgtcccctaactcccaccccctgcaggggcccccctaacgcccctcgcagggccccccgcccgaagtcctcccctgagcgtgtacATATAACGAGTCAGGGGAGGAGAGGTCGAGCAGGGGGAGCgtcggcaagggttgggtctgggccgccggggcccaccgggacttttcccggtgtcccagcggcccagtccaaccctgcacctttGAGAGTAgtattcaaaaaaataaataataaagactaatagaaaagttgctaagaatttgcATTCTATAACATGTTTCCAGTTAACTTAGAGCTGACCCACCTCTTTGAAAGGttaactacacaggagattttgtaggatgtgTCAGATAAACAGAATgcatcctaagggctctggcacacggggagattagtcgcccgcggcaaaactccctgctcgcgggtgactaatctccccgagttgccttccccctgccatcccaccggcaaacatgtaagtcgccggcgggatggcagacgcggcggcgcgatttcgcgcaaatcgccgaaaaagactcgcgaggcgagggggaaggcaactcggggagattagtcttgaTTTAGATTAGTATGCAAGGAAAccgtacatttttaaatttgggtTTCATTGGGATTGGGATTCATTACAAGTTGTTTGAAGTTGGAACTAAGAACATGACATGGTAAAAAATGAGTTCAGTAAGCTCAtctatcaatataaatatatcctGAATGTAGAAACGATAACATCAGTTAACTGCATCCCTACAAATGTCATGGGACATCTAAAAAATTTTTGTTCAGTAGCAGTTCAGGAGGTATAGGTTGAAATTACTTGCTCGATGTGCTAACCTAAGGATGATAACCTTAAAATGAACCTATGAATGATTTGGGCCAATGCTATTCGTCATATACTTGTCTCAATTTTAGTAAAAACCATACCCAGTTCCAGGCCTACTCCTCTGATATGTGTGCTTGTCCTGTGCCTGTTTCCTGTGCCTGTTTCCTGTGCCTGTTTCCACTGGTCATTTTTTAAAGTGCTTATTATTTCAATGAGTGTTCAGTACACTTTCCTAAACTCAGGGTTATATCAAATGGCGCCATATGTTTCTTCAGATTCCTAAAACTGTTAATAAAAccctttatatataaatgctaaATGTATCCAATTCtgtgcagcttacaatctaatttccgtATTAGAGATACACAAAGaagtatatattttgtatgtatatatttatattccattaAGTTTACATACCAGGTTTGGATTGTGGAAGGAAACCAAAGATGCAGGAAAGGTGGGAGAATATACAAACAAATATACAACATGGAACTGCATGAGTGCAAAAATATTTACATCTGTCTATTATCTCCTCAATTCATGGCTATTTCTTTTCTAATATTGTAGACAACAGGCACAAATAAGAAGCAAACAGTAATTGTATTGTGCTTGCAAGTGTCTGTATCCCAAATGTAATTTTCCCAGTAATAGCTAGGTATCCACAAAAAAATGGTGCTTCAGGATGCTGTGCATAAAGTTCATCAGaatagtgacttttttttaaaatgtcattgtACTTAATAGTATAACATGTCATTTTTGAAAGGACAAGCTAGCCATAACGAGGATAATAAAAGCTGCCCAATTGGCCCCTCAAGATCAAGTTAGCAGCTTATTGTTATTGTATATGGTACCTCCCTGATGGCCTGTCCTTtggatatctggccaattttaggttaTAAGATTCCATCAGGTGCGGGAATGTTGATGAGGTTTTTTTTCTGACGGCTTTTCATAGGCCTGCATACAGATCTAACTACACTGAAGTAGTTGGCAATGATTAAATCATCCAGATTTGGCCCAGTGTATAGGCAGACATATCAGGCATactggcaacctcaccaaacctAGCAGATCTTGCAGAGTATGTTGAGCTTAAGTTTTGTAATAGATAACAATAACATGTAAGTGTgttaaaaggaaaatgaatacTTCTCTACAGCAGTTAATAGCTGGTGTCTGAGATTGTTTTAAATGATAAAATTTAAGGCCAGAGGCACAAGAAGCAGATCATACAGATATCTGcgcaaaaatgcatacatttccGTTTAAGTGCTgatatttaatataaaacaaCCGAAACATTGAAACATTGAATAAACACTACTGGCTTTTTTAAACAGGAGCTGAGAGTGCTGGACTTTGTATCGTTATATATTTAATCTTaaccagggccgtatttatatatacgtacccaaGGGCTTttgcctagggcggcagctttagcagggtggccctcaggtgcctatataattaaaataaatacagccCAGATGTTAACTAGCTAGAGGGGATTAttggcagatgggggatgttcttttttcccataaaaacaatcaacgcaccagaggtcacccctttagaatagaggaacggagcttccatttgaagcagcgtaggtggtttctcacagtgagggcagtgaggttgtggaatgcccttcctagagatgtggtaatggcagattctgtttatgcctttaagaggggcctggatgagttcttgaacaatcagaatatccaaggctattgtgatactaatatctacagttagtactagtggttgtatttatagtttatgtatgtgagtgtatagattggtaggtgtgggttaggtgtgctgggtttacttggatgggttgaacttgatggacactggtcttttttcaaccctatgtaactatgtaactatgtaactatagctGCCCTGGGCAAGGAACTTGAGTTacagttaaaataatgaaaacatggTATTATTGAGTTATTGAGCCAGACAACGTATCTCCATGTGCCTGCTACACCCAACACATGCAGGACCACCCAAAACATTTTGAGGGAAGGAAGCAATACAAGGAAAGCATTTACAACCCCCTTTGATTTACTGAACagtaataaatattaattttagaAGTCCTAAAATTAATGTAATAATGGAGCCCTATACATTTGTACCACCTATACTCCCTGATGTCATTTCTGGGCACTTTCAGTCTATGTACCTCTTTCCTGTGTGTGACAGTGTAAACATGCAATAATTTATTACCTTTGTTATACAAAGAGTTTTAGAGCAAAGCAAGAGCTTCAATGCAGCCCTTCCTACAAAAATGAGTTATATCACATTGTTTGCATTTATGTCATCTAAAATACACAATGCAGACACAGAAGAGTTTACAAGAGAACTGTTTTTATTAAGGTTTAAATGAACAGGGCAGGGAACCTTGCTGGAAATGGTCTGTAAACGTGATGTGTTTTTGTCACaggatttaaatgtattttagaaaCTTTATTTATCTGTTAGTAGAGTTTTATTTTTGCTGTATTTGCAGAAACCAGTCTGGATTTATCTGTACTTGGAGGTAAGAACAGTAGAGATGGCGGCGAGGTACTTGTCCCAAGCAGCCTGGGCTGTTGCATCAAATTCAGCCTGGAAGTGGGCAGCCAGAGTAACTTGGATAGTGTGAGACAGCAACTGCAAGAAAAGGAAATTGGGATTAGTCTAAACACCAAGGAATACTGAATACACTACTAAGCCCGTGAGCAGCTGTTTGTGCTAGTCTATGACATAAGTAGATCTTGGGTACTAAGTTAGCCCTAAGCTACAGGTGCTTACACCTAGAGATGCCAATGTAAGCATTTTTTAACAAAACTCTTACCCTGAAGTTTCCAGGATCTACTCTCAGGTTGTAAGCATGTAGGTCACTCAGCTTGGACAGAGCTTCATCCAGGTTGTCCAGATGTTTGGTGGCCTCTCCAATGGCACCAAGGACCTTTCCTCCATGAACTTGGAGATCATGAGATCCAGAACTCAGGTCGAAGTGGCTGAAGTATGTCTTGGTCTGAGGGTAGCTCAGAAACAGCCTGGAAATATAAAatttggacatatatatatatatatcacagcaatgcatatgccatcccactggcaattaacattcttgccggtgggatggcattgcggggccCGTGCCTGGCCGCttccccgcaccccctaaccctccCCGCAGGGGCACCTGCTAAGCCTCCCTTACCCTCTGCTGAagttccctaaccccccacagggtcccccacccgacgtcctcccctgagcgcgcataagtttaacgcgtcaggggaggaacggtcggtcgggggagcaccggcaaggttcgggtctgggccgccggggcccactgaaTTTTtgcccggtgtcccggcagcccagtccgaccctggcaaggACCAAACACAAGTagcaacaaaaaaacacatatggggttatgtaataaaaggcactaagtttgcccagaagcagtaaacTATaccatccaatcagcaggtactatttattggtcacctgtttaagaacaaatattttattggttgctaaggataACTGCtctttggcaaacttagtgccctttattacatatggggaatagATTTCTGATGGTCAAACTGGTGGAAGATCATATATTGGCTATCCCTGATCTAAAAAGTCACCTCAAATTCTTGCAGATGCAACATGCACTGTACCACAAATCTAAGATATTAgcctaatatatatttttttttttaaattgtaacacATTTTGGCACTAAGTAATTTTGGACTATACACCTTAGTCATACAAGATAAATAGAAAGACAGAGATAtgatgatatatagatgatagatggtagatagatagataatatgtaATAATGTGTTTAACAAAGGAAGATAAGAAAACAGATCCTAATTAGCTGAAAAGTTACCTTTCTAAAGCTTCAGCACCAAGGGCATTCACACTGCCAGATGCTTTTGCCCAGAGAGACACAACTGCAGCCTTTTCAGCATCAGAGAGAAGCATCTTGCTTGTGTTCTGAATGTTGGTTTCAGATGAAAACCTAAAAAATGCTTGTGCTGTGTATCCCTAAGGTTTTTATAGAGAAAGGGTCAGCAGGACCTGGCGGCTGTCCAACATCATTGGTCAGTTTCAAACACCACCCAGATATTATCTGTGTTGGAAATGTGCTGTGTCTGTACAGCTGTTTGGTGGCAAATTCCTACTTAGAAAAaacatcctttaaaaaaaaactgcattctaTGCTAAATGCAAATGTATTAGACAATAATTCATAGATATGGAATATGTTGTTTCTTAATAAGTACATGTAAATATGTAGTAATAACAAGAAAATAGCAGCAACATAATTTCTTATATAGTGCCAAAGCAAGAAGTTACCCAGCTCTTTACAATAACATTACAGGCATTACATTACAGTACCCTGTATTGCTCTCTAAATTGTTAGTCTTGTTTATGTTATAGGCCCAATTTCTTTAGGAATATCCCTTAAGTTATTTTACATTTGTACAATGTAATGAGAAATTCcccatgtgtatgtatgtttgttgTAATTACAAAATAGCAGtacaggaaggacatctcccataaactccattttaatcaatacaagtatgggatctgttatctggaaacctgttatctagaaagctccaaattacaggatggccatctcccattatgGCCATCTCCCTGttatagatataattaatcctttttagaggtaaaccaatcctattgggtttatttaatgtttaaataatttcttagtaGATGTAAAGTATGtaaacccaaattatggaaagatccctttattcggaaaaccccaggaccccagcattctggataacaggttccatgctTGCATAAACAATTTGCTTAGACATAAAACTGATGTATCATTATGAAGATATTAAATATGCATAGGTTATGGTGTTAAAAATTTTttgcagtgagagctgtgaagttgtgggattctctTCCTAAAGTGCTCGCACTGGCTTTTTAAGCAAGGAATTCAGGCAGGGTTGTAACAATTAGCTGATTCAGGACTGTTGCAACTGACATCTTGAAAccacctctaagggctctggcacacggggagattagtcgcccgcggcaaaactccctgtacgcgggcgactaatctccccgagttgccttcccctgccatcccatcggcgacaatgtgagtcgccggtgggatggcagactaatctccccgtgtgccagagccctaaggatgaagacacatggagctactagtacaAGCTACTTTTTCACACCTATTAAACGcaagaaaataacctgccatagacaatgctgagaattgcatctgctaaaacacatgtacagaTAGTTATCAGATAGTTATCattcgcccacgataaatcttcgttaacacaggcgactaatcttcttgacatgccatctcactggcaagaatgtaaatcgtcggtgggatggcatatgcgttgctttgtTTTCCCGAAGTTGCCGCTCAAGGAGAGATATGGCCCCCGTGGTAATAAAGATTAGTCGcagggcgaataatctccccgtgtgctactGCCCTTAGGGAAATTGGAATGGTTTcagagatatatatagatatatatttggccctccagctgctgtgtTTCCTACAGTTAGTAGGTGGTTCTGAGAGATGCAGTTTAACAACAACAAGGATTTGGAGCTTGAAAAAAATGTGTCAGACAATCCTCCCCTTAAAAATTGTTctgtgtggcattaaccttacTCTTGTACCCATGAAATGTAGAAAGACACACTGGCTGGGGATTTTTTCTTTATCTGCTTTACAGATGTACTTGTTGTCTAGATAAGAACTACTGGAATGGTCACTTGTAATAATCCTGTGATCAGTAGCTTTTCAGTACTTACTATCAGTAACTtatgtatttaattaaaatactgCTAGCTTTGTTTTCCGCTAGTGCCCTTACTTTCATAAACTTCTGTGCAAGTGCTGATCACATGAGTGGCACATTAAACCAAAAAATGCTTTATATGTGTAATTTTATGTACAGACACAAGACAGGGAATGCACAGATGTGGCATCTAATTCTAATTTAGAAACTTTAGGCAAAGTGATTTATTACCACTTTTTTCAAGTGGCATTTAGTACTATGGGAAATCTTTGCCTATTTTGAAAAAAAGTCAGTGCTTCCCTTGAAAATTTCCTTATCTCCTTATACTGTATCATTATGGGGGTTGTCTTGTCCATTAAACAGGCAACAAACTAATTAACAGAATGGATAAGTTAACCTATATTGGTTGCTAATTCTGCCTTTCTTTACCAAATTGACTTCCACTTATCCATTGTATG
The genomic region above belongs to Xenopus tropicalis strain Nigerian chromosome 9, UCB_Xtro_10.0, whole genome shotgun sequence and contains:
- the hba-l3 gene encoding alpha globin larval-3, with the protein product MLLSDAEKAAVVSLWAKASGSVNALGAEALERLFLSYPQTKTYFSHFDLSSGSHDLQVHGGKVLGAIGEATKHLDNLDEALSKLSDLHAYNLRVDPGNFRLLSHTIQVTLAAHFQAEFDATAQAAWDKYLAAISTVLTSKYR